GGGCCCGCCGTACGGAGCAGGCGCAGCGCGGTGAGCCCGGCCAGCGGGAGGGCGGCGGCCCGGACGGCGTCGAGCGAGTCGGGGAGTTCGGCGAGGGAGGAGGTGGGGATGCACACGTACTCGGCCCAGCCCCCCGCGGGCGGGTGGCCGACCACCCGGCGGCAGACGGCCGGCCCGGATCCGTCGGCGGCGGCCTGCACGACCAGGCCGGCCACGTCCTTGCCGGGCCGCCAGCTTGGCCTGGGGGCCTCCAGCTGGAAGGTCTCGCCCCGGTTCACCGAGAACGCCTCGACCTTGACCAGCGCTTCCCCCGGCCCCGGCTGCGGCTGTGCGACCTCGGCGAAGCCGACCGGTGCGTCCGCCCGGCCGGTCGGTGTCAGCGCCTTCATCTCGTTCGTCCTCCTTCGGCGGTCATCCCTTTCGTCGCCCAGCACACCGCCCGCCGCACGGGCCGGTCCAACAACCGATGAACGGCGGCGACAAAGGGCGGTTGTCGTACGTGCCGGAGGGCCGCCTAGGGTGAAGACCCATGGATCTTGATCTCGCCCAGGTGCGGGCGTTCGTGGCCGCCGCCGAGGAGCTGCACTTCGGACGGGCGGCGGGCCGCCTCGGGGTCAGCCAGCAGGCGCTGTCGAAGCGGCTGGCCCGGCTGGAGGCCGCTCTCGGCGTGCGGCTCCTGGACCGGGACGCCCGGGGGGTGGGGCTGACCGAGCCGGGGCGGCGGTTCCTGGATCCCGCGCGGCGAGTGCTGGACCAGGGGGACCGGGCGGTGGCGGCCGTGACCTGCACCGGCCGCCCGCTGCGGATCGACGTGTGGGGCCACCTGTACGCGCCGATGCGGACGGTCGCGCAGGCGCTGGACGGCGCACCGGGGCTGGAGGTGGAGCCGGTGCCGGGGCGGGATCTGCCGTCGGTCGCGGCGGCGCTGCTGCGCGGCGAGTCGGACGCCGGGTTCGGCCGGGTGCACCCGCTGCCGGACGGGCGCGACGCGGGGCTGACCCACCGGCTGGTCCGGCTGGAGCCGGTGGACGCGCTGCTCAGCACCGACCACCCGCTGGCCGACCGGGACGTGCTGAGCCCGGCCGACCTGCGCGGCAGTGTGCTGCGGTATCCGGCCGCGGTGGACCGGCTGGACTTCCTGACCCGGTTCGCCACCCGGTTCGGCATCGAGGAGCGGATCGGCTCGACCAATCTGGGGCTGGAGCACTTCGTGGACCGGATCCGGACGGATCCGTCCTGCTTCTCCCTCGTTCCCGCCGACTGCCCGCTGCCGGACGTCCCCGCCGCGCCGGGGCGCCCGGGCATCCGGACGGTGCCGCTGGCCGATCCGACCCCGCTCTACGCCTGGTCGCTGCTCTGGCGCAGCGGCCCCGAGGACGCCGATCCGCACCCCCAACTTGGGCCGCTGCTACGGGCGTTCGCCGAGGAGGCGCGGCGCAGCCGGTGGCTGGAGTACGACCCGGCGCGCGACTGGCTGCCGGGCCCCGACGAGGCCGCGCTCAACCCGTAAGGGCTCGGCCCGCGAGAGCTCGGCCCGCGAGAGCTCAGCCCGCGAGAGGCCGTCCCGCGAGGGGCGTCACGCCACCGCCTGGTACGCCAGCACCTCGAAGTCCCGTGCCACCGGCGGCGGGGCGGGGCTCTCGAACATCCGCTGGGTGAGCAGGACGCCGGTCAGCCGTTCGGCCGGGTCGTTGAACCAGGTGGTGCCGAGGCCGCCGTCCCAGCCGTAGCGGCCGGGGGCGGCGAGGCCGGTGCGGGTGGTGGTGACGGAGACGCCGAAACCCCAGCCGGTGAGATCCTCACGGCCCAGCAGCGGGGCGGAGCCGGCCAGTTGGGCAGGGGTGAGCTGGTTGGTGGTCATCAGCTCGACGGCGGGCCGGGAGAGGATCCGGACGCCGCCGTGGCTGCCGCCGCCGAGCAGCATCCGGGCGAAGGCGAGGTAGTCGTCCACCGTCGACACCAGGTCGGCGCCGCCGTCGTCGAAGGCGGCTGGCCGGGCCCAGGCGCTGTCGGCCGGGTCGTCGTACGGGACGAGCCGCCCGCTGCCCGGGTCGCGCAGATACTCGACGGGGAGCCGGTGCAACCCGTCGGCGGGGACGGTGAAGCCGGTGTCCCGCATGCCGAGGGGTTCGAGGACGCGCTCGCGCAGCACCTCGCCGAGCGGCTTGCCGCAGGCGCGGGCGAGCAGGACGCCGAGGACGGCCGAGCCCGTGTGGTAGAGCCAGCCCGCCCCTGGTTGGTGCAGCAGCGGCAGCTCGCCGAGCCGGCGCAGGTACTCGTCCGGTGCGGGGTGGTCGGCCCGGGGCGGTCGGACGTCGATGCCGCGGTCGGCCATCGCCCGGGCGATCGGGGCGGACGGCGGGAGCATCACGAGGCCGTACCCGAGCCGGAAGGTGAGCAGGTCACGCAGGGTGATCGGCCGGGCGGCGGGCTCGGTGTCGTCGAGTTCGCCGTCCGGCCGGCGCAGCACCCGCCGGCCGGCCAGCTCGGGCAGCAGGTCGTCGACCGGGTCGTCGAGCCGCAGGACGCACTCCTCGACGAGGGTCAGTGCGGCCACGGCGGTGACCGGCTTGCTCATGGACGCGATGCGGAAGAGCGTGTCCCGCCGCATCGGCTCACCACCGGCGGCCGCGAGGCCGCCCAGCACCTCGACGTGCTCGTCGCCGTCCCGGTCG
The nucleotide sequence above comes from Streptomyces kaniharaensis. Encoded proteins:
- a CDS encoding serine hydrolase domain-containing protein, with amino-acid sequence MSGATGLSKERLDRMHTVLAGHAERGGVPGLVAAVDRDGDEHVEVLGGLAAAGGEPMRRDTLFRIASMSKPVTAVAALTLVEECVLRLDDPVDDLLPELAGRRVLRRPDGELDDTEPAARPITLRDLLTFRLGYGLVMLPPSAPIARAMADRGIDVRPPRADHPAPDEYLRRLGELPLLHQPGAGWLYHTGSAVLGVLLARACGKPLGEVLRERVLEPLGMRDTGFTVPADGLHRLPVEYLRDPGSGRLVPYDDPADSAWARPAAFDDGGADLVSTVDDYLAFARMLLGGGSHGGVRILSRPAVELMTTNQLTPAQLAGSAPLLGREDLTGWGFGVSVTTTRTGLAAPGRYGWDGGLGTTWFNDPAERLTGVLLTQRMFESPAPPPVARDFEVLAYQAVA
- a CDS encoding LysR family transcriptional regulator, which produces MDLDLAQVRAFVAAAEELHFGRAAGRLGVSQQALSKRLARLEAALGVRLLDRDARGVGLTEPGRRFLDPARRVLDQGDRAVAAVTCTGRPLRIDVWGHLYAPMRTVAQALDGAPGLEVEPVPGRDLPSVAAALLRGESDAGFGRVHPLPDGRDAGLTHRLVRLEPVDALLSTDHPLADRDVLSPADLRGSVLRYPAAVDRLDFLTRFATRFGIEERIGSTNLGLEHFVDRIRTDPSCFSLVPADCPLPDVPAAPGRPGIRTVPLADPTPLYAWSLLWRSGPEDADPHPQLGPLLRAFAEEARRSRWLEYDPARDWLPGPDEAALNP